In Halobacterium sp. R2-5, the following are encoded in one genomic region:
- a CDS encoding extracellular solute-binding protein, giving the protein MPDSDSGLDSSDRRTFLKVGGASAIGMATLSGCLTGGGDGDGAGDGDGNGDTTTEDSGGNGGDGTTEDDGDAMDFGGAELDVMLNVGAISTVHQEHLIPRVEEKYNLNINTTTAVTTEQLTQVEANPESPPDVLIPDVIGIERASREEWLEPLTDHTDMVPNVEGIYDKFVHYDGAGASWEVGEVLPVINTQMWDSTPSSHAEVMQNSNSTAVVPFSWSGGPYLLLMASAIATGEPYNSQLDVDAGFDWLEENFAPNVSSEYGGVASAKQQLASGNVDTLNLFWDYMVFDMFQNDQPIDPLFRLDPAGIAFAESVAVTRNADNMDAALVYANECLSPSFQETASEQMGCGVTHEDATVAPAAEEFGATTSDEFDQLAFPDFQYIWENRSDWSERYNSIF; this is encoded by the coding sequence ATGCCAGACAGTGATTCCGGTCTCGACAGTAGCGACCGTCGGACGTTCCTCAAAGTCGGTGGCGCCAGCGCCATCGGGATGGCCACCCTCTCGGGGTGTCTCACCGGTGGCGGCGACGGTGACGGCGCCGGCGACGGCGACGGGAACGGCGACACAACGACCGAGGACAGCGGCGGGAACGGCGGCGACGGGACCACCGAAGACGACGGCGACGCGATGGACTTCGGCGGCGCGGAGCTCGACGTCATGCTCAACGTCGGCGCCATCTCCACCGTCCACCAGGAGCACCTCATCCCGCGCGTCGAGGAGAAGTACAACCTCAACATCAACACCACGACCGCGGTCACCACCGAGCAGCTGACCCAGGTGGAGGCGAACCCGGAGAGCCCGCCGGACGTCCTCATTCCGGACGTCATCGGCATCGAGCGGGCGTCCCGCGAGGAGTGGCTCGAACCGCTCACGGACCACACGGACATGGTCCCGAACGTGGAGGGGATCTACGACAAGTTCGTGCACTACGACGGCGCCGGCGCCTCCTGGGAGGTCGGCGAAGTGCTGCCCGTCATCAACACCCAGATGTGGGACTCGACGCCGTCCTCGCACGCGGAAGTGATGCAGAACTCGAACTCCACGGCGGTCGTCCCGTTCTCGTGGTCCGGCGGCCCCTACCTCCTGCTGATGGCGTCCGCCATCGCCACCGGCGAGCCGTACAACTCCCAACTCGACGTCGACGCCGGCTTCGACTGGCTCGAGGAGAACTTCGCGCCGAACGTCAGCTCCGAGTACGGCGGCGTCGCGTCCGCGAAACAGCAGCTCGCCAGCGGGAACGTCGACACGCTGAACCTGTTCTGGGACTACATGGTCTTCGACATGTTCCAGAACGACCAGCCCATCGACCCGCTGTTCCGCCTCGACCCGGCCGGCATCGCGTTCGCGGAGTCGGTCGCCGTCACGCGGAACGCCGACAACATGGACGCCGCGCTCGTCTACGCCAACGAGTGCCTCTCCCCGTCGTTCCAGGAGACGGCCTCCGAGCAGATGGGCTGCGGTGTCACCCACGAGGACGCCACCGTCGCGCCCGCCGCCGAGGAGTTCGGCGCGACCACGTCCGACGAGTTCGACCAGCTCGCGTTCCCGGACTTCCAGTACATCTGGGAGAACCGCAGCGACTGGTCCGAGCGGTACAACTCCATCTTCTGA
- a CDS encoding agmatinase family protein, whose product MARSDGVVPPEVADLLTPYPGYSIGVEDEYDTNVGEIITDAREADSADVGLVGIPFDTACVAGPRGSRLGPEGVREDMTHGTCYNPEIDVDISEGIDVVDYGDVDVVHTEVLPTHERVERVLTAVTEDGVVPFSIGGDHSLTYPTAKAMMNAVDGQVGVVNVDAHHDVRHSHGGELSSGTPFRRLLEDDSGQLDGENFVELGLSGWHNSKYYVDWVRDVGAEVISARDVHKDGVDAAAERALDAATDGTDAVFVSVDIDVLEAGDAAGTCAPSPGGLQPWQLLELVYQLGRHDLVRGGDLMEVAPPLDSTGATTAIGAAVATQFLGARKDASR is encoded by the coding sequence ATGGCACGTTCTGACGGGGTCGTCCCCCCAGAGGTAGCCGACCTGCTCACCCCCTATCCGGGGTACAGTATCGGCGTCGAGGACGAATACGACACGAACGTCGGCGAGATCATCACCGACGCCCGCGAGGCCGACAGCGCCGACGTCGGGCTCGTCGGCATTCCCTTCGACACGGCCTGCGTGGCGGGACCGCGAGGCTCCCGACTGGGCCCAGAAGGCGTCCGCGAGGACATGACGCACGGCACCTGCTACAACCCCGAAATCGACGTGGACATCAGCGAGGGCATCGACGTCGTCGACTACGGCGACGTGGACGTCGTCCACACGGAGGTGCTGCCGACTCACGAGCGCGTCGAGCGCGTGCTCACCGCCGTCACCGAGGACGGCGTCGTGCCGTTCAGTATCGGCGGCGACCACTCGCTGACGTACCCGACGGCGAAGGCGATGATGAACGCCGTCGACGGCCAGGTCGGCGTCGTCAACGTCGACGCACACCACGACGTCCGCCACTCCCACGGCGGCGAGCTCTCCTCGGGGACGCCGTTCCGGCGGCTACTCGAAGACGACAGCGGTCAGCTCGACGGCGAGAACTTCGTGGAGCTCGGGCTCTCGGGCTGGCACAACTCGAAGTACTACGTCGACTGGGTGCGCGACGTCGGCGCGGAAGTCATCTCCGCGCGCGACGTCCACAAGGACGGCGTCGACGCTGCCGCCGAGCGCGCACTCGACGCGGCGACCGACGGCACGGACGCGGTGTTCGTCTCCGTGGACATCGACGTGCTCGAAGCCGGGGACGCGGCGGGAACGTGCGCGCCGAGTCCGGGCGGACTACAGCCCTGGCAGCTGCTCGAACTCGTCTACCAGCTCGGCCGCCACGACCTCGTCCGCGGCGGCGACCTGATGGAGGTCGCGCCGCCGCTGGACTCGACTGGCGCGACGACCGCCATCGGCGCGGCCGTCGCGACGCAGTTCCTCGGCGCGCGCAAGGACGCCTCCCGGTAG
- a CDS encoding D-2-hydroxyacid dehydrogenase → MSDAPDVVVLREGTEGLGMAEYADAIRERLPDADVRHARTPHEERELVENAPVVTGVDIDEDVLDAAGELELFACAFAGTGHLPNEALEAAGVTVTNAGGIHAPGIAEQAIGNILAFARNLHEGWRRKQHREWRHFQSYELTDSTVTIVGLGSIGQALAQRLQGFEVDTIGVRYTPEKGGPTDEVIGFEDRAFHDALARTDYLVVACPLTDLTRGLIAEAEIATLPPHAVVVNTARGPIVDTDAIVDALQTESLRGVALDVTDPEPLPEDHVLWTLENALITPHTGGHTPKHWDRLADILAHNYDALESGAALENVVLRP, encoded by the coding sequence ATGAGTGACGCGCCCGACGTGGTCGTGTTGCGCGAAGGCACCGAGGGCCTCGGGATGGCCGAGTACGCCGACGCCATCCGCGAGCGCCTCCCGGACGCGGACGTCCGGCACGCCCGCACGCCCCACGAGGAGCGCGAGCTCGTCGAGAATGCGCCAGTCGTCACGGGCGTCGACATCGACGAGGACGTTCTGGACGCCGCCGGAGAACTGGAGCTGTTCGCCTGCGCGTTCGCCGGCACCGGCCACCTCCCCAACGAGGCGCTGGAGGCGGCGGGCGTCACGGTCACGAACGCGGGCGGGATTCACGCGCCCGGCATCGCCGAGCAGGCAATCGGGAACATCCTCGCGTTCGCCCGGAACCTCCACGAGGGATGGCGGCGCAAGCAGCACCGCGAGTGGCGGCACTTCCAGTCCTACGAGCTGACGGACTCGACGGTCACCATCGTCGGCCTCGGCTCCATCGGGCAGGCGCTCGCTCAGCGCCTCCAGGGCTTCGAGGTTGACACCATCGGCGTGCGGTACACGCCCGAGAAGGGCGGCCCCACGGACGAGGTCATCGGGTTCGAGGACCGCGCGTTCCACGACGCGCTCGCACGGACCGACTACCTCGTCGTCGCGTGCCCGCTCACCGACCTCACGCGCGGGCTGATTGCCGAGGCGGAGATCGCGACGCTTCCCCCGCACGCGGTCGTCGTGAACACGGCGCGCGGGCCGATTGTCGACACCGACGCCATCGTGGACGCCCTCCAGACGGAGAGCCTGCGCGGCGTCGCCCTCGACGTCACCGACCCCGAGCCCCTGCCCGAGGACCACGTGCTCTGGACGCTGGAGAACGCGCTCATCACGCCGCACACGGGCGGCCACACGCCGAAGCACTGGGACCGCCTCGCGGACATCCTCGCGCACAACTACGACGCGCTGGAGTCCGGCGCGGCCCTCGAAAACGTCGTGTTGCGCCCCTAG
- a CDS encoding aspartate aminotransferase family protein, producing the protein MAGPPIHELHFAQEPSVDEVPGPQSRKLLEKQVDVDSSAVAYPDNIPLAFAEGKGATLKDADGNVYLDFFAGIGVYNVGHANPYVNDAVHEQIDKLTHAVDFPTQPRMDLIDKLDEIAPDGLAGNNRVVFGGPTGSDAVEASIKLAKYNTGGSGLLAFRNSYHGATSGAMSITSNKKFKKPYAPLLPDVVHAPFPYPFQEDRDPEASVERALEEVRAIVEEPYGGLSDPAGIFVEPIQGEGGVVVPPEGFLSGLRDIADENDLPLMFDEIQVGLGRTGEWWGCDHFDVSPDIMTSAKALGGNGQPLSGTMYREDLDTWGPGDHAGTYRGHVPAMVGGLRAIEYIQDHDLLDHATEVGEYIRGRLRDAGDGDPGLGEVRGKGLFVGAEFVDEHGEPDDDRVEAIQKYCYEHGVLVWTAGQYSNVLRLLPPLVLTQEQAEVGTEIIADAIEATADGHA; encoded by the coding sequence ATGGCAGGACCGCCTATCCACGAACTGCACTTCGCACAGGAGCCGTCCGTCGACGAGGTCCCCGGGCCGCAGTCCCGGAAACTGCTGGAGAAGCAGGTCGACGTCGACAGCAGCGCGGTCGCGTACCCGGACAACATCCCGCTCGCGTTCGCGGAGGGGAAGGGCGCGACGCTGAAGGACGCCGACGGCAACGTCTATCTGGACTTCTTCGCGGGCATCGGCGTCTACAACGTCGGCCACGCGAACCCCTACGTCAACGACGCCGTCCACGAGCAGATCGACAAGCTCACGCACGCCGTCGACTTCCCGACCCAGCCCCGCATGGACCTCATCGACAAGCTCGACGAGATCGCGCCCGACGGCCTCGCGGGCAACAACCGCGTCGTCTTCGGCGGGCCGACGGGCAGCGACGCCGTCGAGGCGTCCATCAAGCTCGCGAAGTACAACACGGGCGGCAGCGGGCTGCTCGCGTTCCGGAACTCCTACCACGGCGCCACGTCGGGCGCGATGAGCATCACGTCGAACAAGAAGTTCAAGAAGCCGTACGCGCCGCTGCTCCCTGACGTCGTGCACGCGCCGTTCCCGTACCCGTTCCAGGAGGACCGCGACCCCGAGGCGTCCGTCGAGCGCGCGCTCGAAGAGGTGCGGGCCATCGTCGAGGAGCCGTACGGCGGCCTCTCCGACCCCGCGGGCATCTTCGTCGAGCCGATCCAGGGCGAGGGCGGCGTCGTCGTCCCGCCGGAGGGGTTCCTCTCGGGGCTGCGGGACATCGCCGACGAGAACGACCTGCCGCTGATGTTCGACGAGATCCAGGTCGGCCTCGGCCGCACCGGCGAGTGGTGGGGCTGCGACCACTTCGACGTCTCGCCGGACATCATGACGTCCGCGAAGGCGCTCGGCGGGAACGGCCAGCCGCTCTCGGGCACGATGTACCGCGAGGACCTCGACACGTGGGGGCCGGGCGACCACGCGGGCACGTACCGCGGCCACGTCCCCGCGATGGTCGGCGGCCTGCGCGCCATCGAGTACATCCAGGACCACGACCTCCTCGACCACGCGACGGAGGTCGGCGAGTACATCCGCGGTCGCCTGCGGGACGCGGGCGACGGCGACCCGGGGCTCGGGGAGGTCCGCGGGAAGGGCCTGTTCGTCGGCGCGGAGTTCGTCGACGAGCACGGGGAACCCGACGACGACCGCGTGGAGGCGATCCAGAAGTACTGCTACGAGCACGGCGTCCTCGTGTGGACGGCGGGCCAGTACAGCAACGTCCTGCGGCTGCTCCCGCCGCTCGTGCTCACCCAGGAGCAGGCCGAGGTCGGCACGGAGATCATCGCGGACGCCATCGAGGCGACCGCGGACGGCCATGCCTGA
- a CDS encoding IclR family transcriptional regulator — MATDDTERRTITSVDRAIGVLEELRRLDGATLSELADEVELSKGALHTHLATLREHGFVEHRGDSYALGQQFLTFGEYVRNSRPLYRAAKSEVDELAMKTGECVHLHTEENGMESPLYESFGERAVGRELFMKNREQMGRHLHYSAVGKAILSEFDEDELDALLDQHGLPERTRHTITDREEFEAELERVRERGYAVNDEEDLLGIRAVGSPIVGPDGEVLGGLSISAPASRMEGERFTEELPRMVKEYANIIEVNLQTGDGYA, encoded by the coding sequence ATGGCAACGGACGACACGGAGCGGCGGACGATAACGTCGGTGGACCGCGCCATCGGCGTCCTCGAGGAGCTCCGCCGCCTCGACGGCGCGACGCTCTCGGAGCTGGCCGACGAAGTCGAGCTCTCGAAGGGCGCGCTCCACACCCACCTCGCGACGCTGCGCGAGCACGGGTTCGTCGAGCACCGCGGGGACAGCTACGCGCTCGGCCAGCAGTTCCTCACGTTCGGCGAGTACGTCCGGAACAGCCGGCCGCTGTACCGCGCCGCGAAGAGCGAGGTCGACGAGCTCGCGATGAAGACCGGGGAGTGCGTCCACCTCCACACCGAGGAGAACGGCATGGAGTCGCCGCTGTACGAGTCGTTCGGCGAGCGAGCGGTCGGCCGCGAACTCTTCATGAAGAACCGCGAGCAGATGGGACGGCACCTCCACTACTCGGCGGTCGGGAAGGCCATCCTCTCGGAGTTCGACGAGGACGAGCTAGACGCGCTACTCGACCAGCACGGGCTGCCGGAACGGACTCGCCACACGATCACCGACCGCGAGGAGTTCGAGGCGGAACTCGAACGCGTTCGCGAGCGCGGCTACGCCGTCAACGACGAGGAGGACCTGCTCGGGATTCGCGCCGTCGGCAGCCCCATCGTGGGTCCGGACGGCGAGGTGCTGGGCGGACTCAGCATCTCCGCGCCCGCGAGCCGGATGGAGGGCGAGCGGTTCACCGAGGAGCTTCCGAGAATGGTCAAGGAGTACGCGAACATCATCGAGGTCAACCTCCAGACCGGCGACGGCTACGCCTGA
- a CDS encoding amidohydrolase encodes MPDAERLRALRRDLHRFPEPAWREFRTTCRLVEELEAVGVDELHVGPDALATEERMAVPDDDDLADWFERAREAGVDESVLERLAGGNTGLVARLDCGDGPHVGLRVDIDGLFIEESESDSHAPVREGFRSETGESMHACGHDGHMTIGVGVVEAVKESDFAGTLTVFFQPAEEASGGGKPMAESEHVEGIDYLFAVHLGLGHPTGEVVGGIRKPLAMCHVEATFRGESAHAGKAPNEGRNAIQAAATAIQNAYGIPRHADGMTRVNVGRIEGGTSSNVIAERANLLAEARGETTELMAYARDELERIFESAAGMHGCTVDFDVVSESPRADSDPALASLVADVADGDDRVDSVLKHADFGASEDATFLMEAVQEQGGLATYAIVGTDHPGAHHTPTFDVDERSLPVAVDVLAKSIERVADGGL; translated from the coding sequence ATGCCTGACGCCGAGCGGCTGCGCGCGCTCAGACGCGACCTCCACCGGTTCCCCGAGCCAGCGTGGCGTGAGTTCCGGACGACCTGCCGGCTCGTCGAGGAACTCGAAGCCGTCGGTGTGGACGAGCTCCACGTCGGCCCAGACGCGCTGGCGACCGAGGAACGGATGGCCGTCCCCGACGACGACGACCTCGCGGACTGGTTCGAGCGCGCCCGCGAGGCGGGAGTGGACGAGTCCGTGCTGGAGCGATTAGCGGGGGGTAACACGGGCCTCGTCGCGCGCCTGGACTGCGGCGACGGCCCGCACGTCGGCCTGCGCGTGGACATCGACGGGCTGTTCATCGAGGAGTCGGAGAGCGACAGCCACGCGCCAGTCCGAGAAGGGTTCCGCTCGGAGACCGGCGAGTCGATGCACGCGTGCGGCCACGACGGCCACATGACCATCGGCGTCGGCGTCGTCGAAGCCGTCAAAGAAAGCGACTTCGCGGGGACGCTGACCGTGTTCTTCCAGCCCGCGGAGGAAGCCTCGGGCGGCGGGAAGCCGATGGCCGAGAGCGAGCACGTCGAGGGTATCGACTACCTGTTCGCGGTCCACCTCGGGCTCGGCCACCCCACGGGCGAGGTGGTCGGCGGCATCAGGAAGCCGCTCGCGATGTGCCACGTGGAAGCCACATTCAGGGGCGAGTCCGCGCACGCCGGGAAGGCGCCCAACGAGGGTCGGAACGCGATTCAGGCCGCAGCGACGGCCATCCAGAACGCGTACGGAATCCCGCGGCACGCCGACGGGATGACCCGCGTGAACGTCGGGCGGATCGAGGGCGGGACGTCCAGCAACGTGATCGCCGAGCGCGCGAACCTGCTCGCGGAGGCGCGCGGCGAGACGACCGAACTGATGGCGTACGCCCGCGACGAGCTGGAGCGAATCTTCGAGAGCGCCGCGGGGATGCACGGCTGCACGGTGGACTTCGACGTGGTGAGCGAGTCGCCGCGCGCGGACAGCGACCCCGCGCTGGCGTCGCTCGTCGCCGACGTCGCGGACGGCGACGACCGCGTGGACAGCGTGCTGAAGCACGCGGACTTCGGCGCCAGCGAGGACGCCACGTTCCTGATGGAAGCGGTGCAGGAGCAGGGCGGGCTGGCGACGTACGCAATCGTCGGCACTGACCACCCGGGCGCGCACCACACGCCGACGTTCGACGTGGACGAGCGCTCGCTCCCCGTCGCCGTGGACGTATTGGCCAAATCCATCGAGCGCGTGGCCGACGGCGGGCTTTAG
- a CDS encoding aminotransferase class III-fold pyridoxal phosphate-dependent enzyme, producing the protein MDRETAEPTVTEPSGEAAREWIAAHREVAAPSEHSHEFVWDVTADAEGPFVTDLDGNVLMDFTCHIGAAPLGYNNPKIMDELREFDLVDPLKIAGQDFYFGSGTVDDPEFPGSTQLMQKLTEVSSQYGLDTVFLSNSGAEAIENAMKAAYDACEAPKYGITFTGAFHGRTLGTLSLTRSGSVYTRKYPEIASVREVPFCACDGDCTCGFWAGDESRLEAMLGPNGHIDPREVAFLVLEPIQGVGGYRFPNEDFAREVGRVSEEYDIPLIVDEIQTGVGRSGSMWASDHYPFEPDFITSAKALRVGATVGKSELFPEEKNRLGSTWGGGDIVSAMQGVFTLEAIEEYDLMENAEVRGGQLADRLVDADHACVEDVRNLGLLVAVDFDTRERRNDVVAAALDRGLLTLGCGHKTLRLLPPLDVTEREVDLGASLLNEAVAEVDDE; encoded by the coding sequence ATGGACCGGGAGACAGCCGAGCCGACAGTCACAGAACCGTCCGGCGAGGCGGCCCGCGAGTGGATCGCCGCCCACCGCGAGGTCGCCGCGCCGAGCGAACACTCCCACGAGTTCGTCTGGGACGTCACCGCCGACGCCGAGGGCCCGTTCGTCACGGACCTCGACGGGAACGTGCTGATGGACTTCACGTGCCACATCGGCGCCGCGCCGCTCGGGTACAACAACCCCAAAATCATGGACGAGCTCCGGGAGTTCGACCTCGTCGACCCGCTGAAGATCGCAGGTCAGGACTTCTACTTCGGGAGCGGCACGGTCGACGACCCGGAGTTCCCGGGGTCGACACAGCTCATGCAGAAGCTCACCGAGGTGTCGAGCCAGTACGGCCTCGACACCGTCTTCCTCTCGAACTCCGGCGCGGAGGCCATCGAGAACGCGATGAAGGCGGCCTACGACGCCTGCGAGGCCCCGAAGTACGGCATCACGTTCACGGGCGCGTTCCACGGCCGCACGCTCGGCACGCTGTCGCTGACGCGCTCGGGCAGCGTCTACACCCGGAAGTACCCCGAGATCGCGAGCGTCCGCGAGGTGCCGTTCTGCGCGTGCGACGGCGACTGCACCTGCGGCTTCTGGGCGGGCGACGAGTCCCGGCTCGAAGCGATGCTCGGCCCGAACGGCCACATCGACCCGCGCGAGGTGGCGTTCCTCGTGCTCGAACCGATTCAGGGCGTCGGCGGCTACCGCTTCCCGAACGAGGACTTCGCCCGCGAGGTCGGGCGCGTCTCCGAGGAGTACGACATCCCGCTCATCGTCGACGAGATTCAGACCGGCGTCGGGCGCTCCGGGTCGATGTGGGCCTCGGACCACTACCCCTTCGAGCCGGACTTCATCACGTCCGCGAAGGCCCTCAGGGTCGGTGCAACGGTCGGGAAGTCGGAGCTGTTCCCCGAGGAGAAGAATCGCTTAGGCTCGACGTGGGGCGGCGGCGACATCGTCTCCGCGATGCAGGGCGTGTTCACGCTCGAAGCCATCGAGGAGTACGACCTCATGGAGAACGCCGAGGTACGCGGCGGCCAGCTCGCCGACCGGCTCGTCGACGCCGACCACGCGTGCGTCGAGGACGTCCGGAACCTCGGGCTGCTCGTCGCCGTCGACTTCGACACCAGGGAGCGCCGGAACGACGTGGTCGCGGCGGCCTTAGACCGCGGGCTGCTCACGCTCGGCTGCGGGCACAAGACGCTGCGCCTGCTCCCGCCGCTGGACGTCACCGAGCGAGAGGTCGACCTCGGCGCGTCGCTGCTGAACGAGGCCGTCGCGGAGGTCGACGATGAGTGA
- a CDS encoding M24 family metallopeptidase: protein MSELAPFPTSEYTRRVERTRERMREAGLDAVLVTDPANMNYLTGYESWSFYVHQGVLVTLDHDPVWVGREMDAKSAEVTTWMDDEHVLSYTDDYVQSPHDKHPMDYVAAVIEEYGYDDRTLGVEMDAYYYTARSHARLTDQLPEADVQDATLLVNQVRLKKSDAELDYMRQAAELAETGMQAAVDTIAEGVRESDAAAAIYEGLIGGTEEFGGDYPAIVPLMPSGDYTGTPHLSWSDREFEEGDPVIVELAGCKHRYHCPMARTLTVGEPSPEMAETAEVVIEGLETTLDRIQPGMTAAEAEAVWSESIAKHGIEKDSRLGYSTGVGYPPDWGEHTVSLRPEDDTVLEPGMTFHVIPGIWFDDFGVEISETIHITENGAETLADFGRDLFVV, encoded by the coding sequence ATGAGCGAGCTAGCTCCGTTCCCGACCAGCGAGTACACACGACGTGTCGAGCGGACCCGCGAGCGGATGCGCGAGGCGGGTCTCGACGCCGTCCTCGTCACCGACCCGGCGAACATGAACTACCTCACGGGCTACGAGTCGTGGTCGTTCTACGTCCACCAGGGCGTGCTCGTCACGCTCGACCACGACCCCGTGTGGGTGGGCCGCGAGATGGACGCCAAGTCCGCGGAGGTGACGACGTGGATGGACGACGAGCACGTGCTCTCGTACACGGACGATTACGTCCAGTCCCCCCACGACAAGCACCCGATGGACTACGTCGCCGCCGTCATCGAGGAGTACGGTTACGACGACCGTACACTCGGTGTGGAGATGGACGCGTACTACTACACGGCGCGCTCGCACGCTCGGCTCACCGACCAGCTCCCCGAGGCCGACGTGCAGGACGCGACGCTGCTCGTGAACCAAGTACGCCTGAAGAAGTCCGACGCGGAACTCGACTACATGCGGCAGGCCGCGGAGCTCGCGGAGACGGGGATGCAGGCCGCCGTCGACACCATCGCGGAGGGCGTCCGCGAGTCCGACGCCGCGGCCGCCATCTACGAGGGCCTCATCGGCGGCACCGAGGAGTTCGGCGGCGACTACCCCGCTATCGTCCCGCTGATGCCCTCCGGGGACTACACGGGCACCCCGCACCTCTCGTGGTCGGACCGCGAGTTCGAGGAGGGTGACCCCGTCATCGTGGAGCTCGCGGGCTGCAAGCACCGCTACCACTGCCCGATGGCGCGCACGCTCACCGTCGGCGAGCCCTCCCCGGAGATGGCCGAGACCGCCGAAGTCGTCATCGAGGGCCTCGAAACCACGCTCGACCGGATTCAGCCCGGGATGACCGCGGCCGAGGCCGAAGCCGTCTGGAGCGAGTCCATCGCGAAGCACGGCATCGAGAAGGATTCGCGGCTCGGCTACTCCACGGGCGTCGGCTACCCGCCGGACTGGGGCGAGCACACGGTCAGCCTGCGGCCCGAGGACGACACCGTGCTCGAACCCGGGATGACGTTCCACGTGATTCCCGGCATCTGGTTCGACGACTTCGGCGTCGAGATCAGCGAGACCATCCACATCACGGAGAACGGCGCGGAGACGCTCGCGGACTTCGGCCGCGACCTCTTCGTCGTCTAG
- a CDS encoding EamA family transporter, which translates to MNAPLGIALAVAGAAGWALQYVAVRLATDHDEGSVAAAMVVALATNVVVVVPAAAVWFYPDYGLTPLAVGSFAAAGFAGSLVARVAQFASTTAIGASRTAPVVSTAALFSAVFAVAFLGETLTPVHAAGIVFVVVGVAVVSYDTARGGDEVGFREAGAALVLPLVSALALGVEPVFVKTGLAEGPSPFVGLAVMSTAATIGYGAYARATHAVTLPDVRAGPVRLYVVCGLGSTLALAGYFAALALLPVVVVVPIFQTAPLLVLAFSALVIPQRLERVTPRLVAAAAVVVVGTTIVSLST; encoded by the coding sequence GTGAACGCGCCGCTCGGAATCGCGCTCGCCGTCGCCGGCGCCGCCGGCTGGGCGCTGCAGTACGTCGCGGTCCGCCTCGCCACCGACCACGACGAGGGCTCGGTGGCCGCGGCGATGGTCGTCGCGCTCGCGACGAACGTCGTCGTCGTGGTTCCCGCCGCGGCGGTGTGGTTCTACCCCGACTACGGGCTGACGCCGCTCGCGGTCGGGTCGTTCGCCGCGGCCGGGTTCGCCGGGTCGCTGGTCGCGCGCGTCGCCCAGTTCGCCAGCACCACCGCCATCGGCGCGTCCCGGACCGCGCCCGTCGTCTCGACGGCGGCGCTGTTCTCCGCGGTGTTCGCGGTCGCGTTCCTCGGCGAGACGCTGACGCCCGTCCACGCCGCCGGCATCGTGTTCGTCGTCGTCGGCGTCGCGGTCGTCTCCTACGACACCGCCCGCGGCGGCGACGAGGTCGGCTTCCGGGAAGCCGGCGCGGCGCTCGTCCTGCCGCTGGTGTCGGCGCTCGCGCTCGGCGTCGAACCCGTCTTCGTGAAGACCGGGCTCGCGGAGGGGCCGTCCCCGTTCGTCGGCCTCGCCGTGATGTCGACGGCCGCCACAATCGGGTACGGCGCGTACGCCCGCGCCACCCACGCCGTCACGCTGCCGGACGTCCGCGCCGGCCCGGTGAGGCTGTACGTCGTCTGCGGGCTCGGCAGCACGCTCGCGCTCGCGGGCTACTTCGCCGCGCTCGCGCTGCTGCCCGTGGTCGTGGTCGTCCCCATCTTCCAGACCGCGCCGCTGCTCGTGCTCGCGTTCTCGGCGCTCGTGATCCCCCAGCGCCTCGAACGCGTCACGCCGCGGCTCGTCGCCGCCGCTGCCGTGGTCGTCGTCGGCACCACCATCGTCTCGCTGTCGACGTAG